The Tessaracoccus flavus genome includes the window ACCAGCCCTCGCCATGGTCGCCAGAGCAGCACAACGCAGCCGACGGCTTCAGCAAGCTGTGCGATCACCGACAGCGGCGTGGTCCAGCCCTGCCAGTGCCAGTGCAGGAGAAACGACAGGCTTGACAACAAGACGGCCACGGCTGCGAGCAGCCGGGCCAAGGTGAGGAATGTGTCGGACGGCGAACGGAGGGCACCCATCACTGTTCACCCTCCGTTCTGCGCTTCAGCGCCACCGATGCTAGCCGCTCAGTTCTTCCGGCAAGGGAAGATCAAGCACAAGTGAAAGTTCGGCTTGGCCCCTGGCTGAGTGATAGTGACGCCGCTCTGCTCGAGGAGCGGGGCCACCGCTGGCGAGGCCTGGGCAGCGAGTGCGGTGGCCGGCATGGCAACGGCGGCGAGGACCAGAGCGGCGACGGTCTTGCGGAGAAACGTGCGAATCAAATCCTTCGTTGGAGTGCATCGAGGCGCGGGTGCTTCGAGATACCTCAATTCAAGCGAAGGCAGGAGGTCATCAACATTGCCGTTCGGCCAATGCCCGGGTAACGGACGGCGACCCATTTGCGACAGGACCGCCGACTATCGTGGCCGCGTGACCCGTCGAATACTCGTCGCCGACGACGACCCCATGGTGCGCGAGGCGTACCGGATGTTTTTCTCGCGGCACGACACCCTTGAGGTGGTAGGCGAGGCCCGAGACGGGAACGAGGCTGTTTCGCTGCACCGCGAGCTGAAGCCCGACATCACTCTCATGGACCTCCAGATGCCCGACAAATCGGGCGTCGAGGCAATCGGTGAGATCTGCCAAGCAGACCCGACGGCCTGCATCGTCGCACTCACAACGTTTGGCACTCGCGATTACATTGTGGCGGCACTGCGCGCCGGCGCAGCCGGATACCTCCTCAAGGACGCCGGCGGTCCAGCTCTGCTGGCGGCCGTCGAGCAAGCGCTGGACGGCGAGATGCCACTGTCGTCCGCAGTGCGGCGGGAACTGGTCCGCGACGTCGTTGACAGCGCGGTTCGCGAACGCCCTGCGCTGCCAGATCCCGGTCTGGCGCCACGGGAACGAGAACTGCTGACATGGCTGGCCCAGGGCCTAACCAACCAACAAATCGGACAGAAGATGTTCGTGTCTGAAGGGTCCGTGAAGCAGTACCTCTCACATATCGGCGACAAGCTGGGCCTGAAGTCACGCACGCAGATTCTGATGCGCGCGGTCCAACTGGGCATCGTCGACCCGACAGAGTTAGACCCCATCACCGGTCTCTAGTCAGACACGACGAAGGCCCCGACGCGCGCAGCGCGTCGGGGCCTTCTCCTGCGACCTCAGTCCGAAGGAGTCACTGACTTGGTCACGACCGCGCCAGCCACGAAGACGACTGCCGCGATCACCGCTAGATAGGCGACGGCGCCCCCGGGTCCCCACAGGAACTCGGTGCCCATGTCTCGTCCGGTCATGGCGTAGCCAGCGTTTGCCCACAGCAGGAACTTGGGTGTGTGCTCAGACAGCCCAGGCAGCTTCGCTAGAAGAAGCTCCACGACGGTGGGCCACAGCACGATGAGTGCGACGGCGAAGGCCGTGCTGCGCACTAGGGCGCCCACCCCAACAGCCAGTACGGCCATGACGGCCGACGTCAACGCAGCCATCCCAATCTGAGGCAGCGCGGCGACGAGGCTGACACCGTCCTGCTTGTACGGAGCGGCGATCAAGCTGACGGCCACCACACCGAGCACTGCCAAGACCGTGGCGGACAGCGCGGCGATCACCGCCATGAGGGTGGCCTTGGCCGCGAGCCAGTGCACTCGGCCTGGGAGCCCGAGGAAGCTCGCGTTGGCGGTGCCAAAGCGGTACTCCTGGGTGACGCTGGTCGCAGCGATCACCATGAGGACCATCAAGCCAAAATCCGCGACTCCCCCGAGGCCGGCCACGTTGGACACTGTTCCCTGGGTGTTGGCATTGACACTGATGGCGTTGCCGACCGGCATGACCATGCCGAAGGCCAGCAGGCACAGCAGCCCAATGATCCATCCAGAGGTAGAGAAGTATTTACGCTGTTCAGCGCTGATAGCGGCGGTCATCGGAATCCTCACTTCCTTCCCACGGAGCCGGCGTACTCAACGCCGTCGCGGGTCATCTCAATAAAGGCGTCTTCAAGCGAGACGCGTTCCTGTCCCAACTCGAGCACGCCGTAGTCGCCTGCCACATCCGCGACCTCTTCGATCGAGAGGCCCGTGACCGCTAGGCACCGGTCCTGGGCCGAGTCACGCACAATCACCTCTGCGCCTCGGTGCCTCAGCGCCGCGGCGAGCTCGTCGAGACGACGTGCCCTGACCCGGATCTTGCCCGCGCCCTGGGCTGCGACGAATGCCTCCACAGTGGTGTCGGCCAGCAGCCGACCCTGAGCAATCACGATGAGGTTGTCGGCCGTCTGGGACATTTCCGAGAGAAGGTGACTAGACACGAGGACCGTTTTGCCCTGGTCAGCTAGGCGGCGCATCACCTGCCGAATCCAGTGGATACCTTCGGGGTCAAGTCCGTTGACGGGCTCGTCTAGGATGTAGTGCTGGGGATCTCCTAGCATCGCGGTAGCGAGCCCGAGCCGCTGTCGCATGCCGAGCGAGAACTCGCCAGCCTTGCGGCGGGCTGCTTCACGCAGCCCAACGATCTCAAGGATCTCGTCCACGCGCGCGGTGTCGATCCTGTTGGAGGCAGCCACCCAGCGCAGGTGATCCCGGGCAGACCGCTTGGGGTGCACCCAGCCGGCGTCGAGCAGCGCTCCGACGGTGGTGAGCGGCCGCTTGAGGGTGCGGTAGGGCACTCCGTCGATGAGGGCGGTCCCAGATGTGGGTCGTTCGAGGCCCAGCAGCATCCGCATGGTGGTGGACTTTCCGGCCCCGTTAGGGCCGAGGAATCCAGTCACCACGCCGGGCTGAATCTGGACCGAAAGGTTGTCGACTACGGTCTTTGAGCCGTATCGCTTGGTCAAGTTCCGAGTTTCGATCATGGTTCAATCTTTCCTTTCTGGAGGTTCTTGGGGCATCGGCCGTGGGTTTGCTCTTTGCTTGAAACCGTCCACCTTTTGACGGTTATCTTTTGGCTAGCGAGAGCTGGCTGACGTGTATGGCAACTTGGACTCGGGTGGCGCAATCGAGCTTGCGCATCACGCTGCAGAGGTGATTGACCACGGTCCGGCGTGACAATCCCAGCCGTCGGGCGATCTGATCGTTGGTCATCCCCGTGCTGACGAGGTGAGACACCTCCGACTCACGCGGGGTGAGCTTCGGCAAGCGACGAGGGCCGCTCAGGCCCTGCCCTACCAATTGGTTCAGCGTGGTAGCTGCACCGTGCGCCCAAAGCCGTTGTTGTTCGTCTAGAGGCAGTTCCTCTGGATGCGGGAGCATCGCCCATTCCCGGGCGCTGAGACTGTGCCAGTGGGCGGTCATCCAACCAATCAATAGGGCCTTCGCTTGCAACCTTCCTTGGCGTGATCTTGTCTTGCCAAGCGTGTCCAGGAGGGCCACGAGAGCGGTGCGCGTCCCGGCACCACTCAGCGTCCTCGTGGCCGACGCAATTCGCTCGGTGGCCTGGGCATCATCGGCTCGCGTCAGCGCGATGACTGCTTCCACGAGGTCGCTTCGAGCCATGAGGTAGGGCTCTTCTAGGGCCAGCGCCACCCATCGGGCAGACTCGCACAAGGCTTCGGCCTCCGCCAGTGAACCTCGTTCGCTGGCACCTAGTGCCAACTGCAGCGATGCCCACGCGACGACGAGGTGCTCGCTGGTGGAGGAGGACAGAGTTCGCAGCTCATCGACTCGGTCAATCAGGAATTCCTGATGGGGTTCGAAGAGCGCTGAGACCACCGCCGGGAGGAACGCCCCAGGCTGGGTCTGCCGCGCCTGCTGCGGCCACGCAGCCTCGGCCGCATCGCGCTCGCCAAGGGTCAGCGAGAGAAATGCAATACCGGCACGCACCGTGTTCTGCAGTGCAGCCGACTGGTTGACCGCAAGGCTCCTCCCCAGCACGGACCGCAGGGCCCGAGCATCACCGGATGCGGCTGCGGGGACCAACAGATCGATCACCTGGTGGGGGTCTCCACCATCTCGACCGAAACGAATCATGGCCTGACGCAGCGCGGAAGGGCTGCCACTCAGGGGCAGCGCCGGCTTCCGGTCAGCTGTCGCCGTCGGGACGACGAGCTGAGCTGCCGCCTGAGCTGCAGCCGCCCTGTCCAGCGGGAGCACCCAGCGAGTGGCCATTCCCCCTCGCGGGTCGGCGCCGCGCCTGATCCGGATCCACCCTCCGTCGATCAGCCGGCGTTGGAGGCTGGGCATGTCGGCAGCGTGGCCCAGCGCACTCCTGACCAGCCTCGGCGAGCACTCGCCGCCGCTGAAGTGGAGACAGGCCAGCGCCCCCATGACATGTGGGTCCTTAGGCAGCTGGTACGAAGGCGCGGCGCTAGCGATCTGTGCCCAGTCGAGCCCCGTCGACAGGGCGCGCACCACGGTTGCAGCCTCCAGCTCCTGGAGCCAGGGTGGGCTGCCATCCCCACGTGCCGCGAGCAGCCGGGTGAGGATCTGCAGCTTCTCCGGTGCGGTCTCCGAGCCGTCGCTGCACATCTGCTCAGCGAGCTGTGTGGCTACGGTTTCGTAGCGCCCCATCACGTCCATGACAGTGATTCTTCCCGGATGGCATGGGGCGACGGCATGGTCCATTAGCCACGACAACCTAACCTTCGGACACATCCGACAGGCCAGTTGGCCGTCGGGTTAGTGACGAACCGCGAGCGAGGATGCGAACAGATCCCGGTAGCGAGGACCTGACATCAGCAACTCGTCGTGCGAACCGCTCTCCATGATTTCGCCATCCTCCATCACGTAGATTCGATCCGCATCGACCACCGTGGACATGCGGTGCGCGATGACGATGACGGTGCAGGACTTCTCCCGCAGCATCGACGCGATACGCGATTCGTTGTGTGTGTCCAAGGAGCTGGTCGCTTCGTCGAGCACCAGCACCTTCGGCTGTCGGACGAGGGCACGCGCCAGCGCGATTCGCTGCCGTTGGCCACCTGAAAAGTTGCCACCCATCTCAGCGACGAGCGTCTGGTAACCCATGGGCAGCGCCTGGATGTCGGCGCCCACCATGGCCTCGGTGGCAGCGCGACGGGCGTCATCCTCCCCCAGTTCCGTGCTGCTCATAGTGATGTTCTCGAGGATGGTCCGGTTGAGGAGGTGCACTTCTTGCGGAACGTAGCCGACGTGGCTGTAGAAGTGCTCTCGGCTGTAGTCGACCTTCGCAAGGCCCTCGTAGCGAATCTCGCCTTCGGTTGGCTCGATCAGGCCGCAGAGCACCCTGCCCAGGGTTGACTTGCCAGATCCGGACTTCCCCACGATGCTGGCACTTCAGTGGCGTCAGCGTCTATGAGACGGTTACGCCTCCCTGGCCCCCGACCCTGTCCTTGGTGTATCTCCTCGCACTGGCAGCCCTGCTGCTGGTCGTCGGTGGCTGGCGCCTACGCCAGCATTGAGTTCCTACTCCCCGAGGATGCCCTGGACGAAGCCCTCGGCCTCGAACGGTGCCAGATCGTCGACTCCCTCCCCGAGGCCGACCAGCTTCACGGGGACGCCCAGCTCGCGCTGCACCTGGATGACGATGCCGCCCTTGGCGGAGCCGTCGAGCTTGGTCAGCACGATGCCGGTGACGTCGACCACCTCGGCGAAGATGCGTGCCTGGGTCATGCCGTTTTGCCCCGTCGTCGCGTCGAGGACGAGGAGCACCTCGCTCACCGGTGCCTTCTTCTCGATGACGCGCTTGACCTTGCCGAGCTCGTCCATCAGACCGGTCTTGGTGTGCAGGCGTCCGGCGGTGTCGACGATGACAACATCGGTGCCCTCTGCGGCACCCTTCGCCACGGCTTCGAACGCGACTGAGGCCGGGTCGGCGCCCTCCTCGCCGCGAACGGTCTCGACACCGACCCGCTCGCCCCAGGTCGTCAGTTGTTCGGCCGCCGCCGCGCGGAACGTGTCCGCGGCACCCAGCACGACGCTGCGTCCCTCGGCTACGAGCACCCTGGCCAGCTTCCCGACGGTGGTGGTCTTCCCAGTGCCGTTGACGCCCACCACGAGGACGACGGCAGGGTCG containing:
- a CDS encoding response regulator — protein: MVREAYRMFFSRHDTLEVVGEARDGNEAVSLHRELKPDITLMDLQMPDKSGVEAIGEICQADPTACIVALTTFGTRDYIVAALRAGAAGYLLKDAGGPALLAAVEQALDGEMPLSSAVRRELVRDVVDSAVRERPALPDPGLAPRERELLTWLAQGLTNQQIGQKMFVSEGSVKQYLSHIGDKLGLKSRTQILMRAVQLGIVDPTELDPITGL
- a CDS encoding ABC transporter ATP-binding protein encodes the protein MTKRYGSKTVVDNLSVQIQPGVVTGFLGPNGAGKSTTMRMLLGLERPTSGTALIDGVPYRTLKRPLTTVGALLDAGWVHPKRSARDHLRWVAASNRIDTARVDEILEIVGLREAARRKAGEFSLGMRQRLGLATAMLGDPQHYILDEPVNGLDPEGIHWIRQVMRRLADQGKTVLVSSHLLSEMSQTADNLIVIAQGRLLADTTVEAFVAAQGAGKIRVRARRLDELAAALRHRGAEVIVRDSAQDRCLAVTGLSIEEVADVAGDYGVLELGQERVSLEDAFIEMTRDGVEYAGSVGRK
- a CDS encoding helix-turn-helix transcriptional regulator codes for the protein MDVMGRYETVATQLAEQMCSDGSETAPEKLQILTRLLAARGDGSPPWLQELEAATVVRALSTGLDWAQIASAAPSYQLPKDPHVMGALACLHFSGGECSPRLVRSALGHAADMPSLQRRLIDGGWIRIRRGADPRGGMATRWVLPLDRAAAAQAAAQLVVPTATADRKPALPLSGSPSALRQAMIRFGRDGGDPHQVIDLLVPAAASGDARALRSVLGRSLAVNQSAALQNTVRAGIAFLSLTLGERDAAEAAWPQQARQTQPGAFLPAVVSALFEPHQEFLIDRVDELRTLSSSTSEHLVVAWASLQLALGASERGSLAEAEALCESARWVALALEEPYLMARSDLVEAVIALTRADDAQATERIASATRTLSGAGTRTALVALLDTLGKTRSRQGRLQAKALLIGWMTAHWHSLSAREWAMLPHPEELPLDEQQRLWAHGAATTLNQLVGQGLSGPRRLPKLTPRESEVSHLVSTGMTNDQIARRLGLSRRTVVNHLCSVMRKLDCATRVQVAIHVSQLSLAKR
- a CDS encoding ATP-binding cassette domain-containing protein, which translates into the protein MLCGLIEPTEGEIRYEGLAKVDYSREHFYSHVGYVPQEVHLLNRTILENITMSSTELGEDDARRAATEAMVGADIQALPMGYQTLVAEMGGNFSGGQRQRIALARALVRQPKVLVLDEATSSLDTHNESRIASMLREKSCTVIVIAHRMSTVVDADRIYVMEDGEIMESGSHDELLMSGPRYRDLFASSLAVRH
- the ftsY gene encoding signal recognition particle-docking protein FtsY, with amino-acid sequence MDWLFWVIIAVIGAAIVIAGVVVYADGRRQRLEGAEKQELEQPPTEEPPAERAEEPVADRAPGPRLDEPEAPSNRLARLRRRLSGSNNALARALADLLSVDRIDADTWDDFETTLITSDLGVGPTTELTDALRRRLAVDGVADPAQARQVLHEELLKLVDPTLDRSLNLTPTRDGDPAVVLVVGVNGTGKTTTVGKLARVLVAEGRSVVLGAADTFRAAAAEQLTTWGERVGVETVRGEEGADPASVAFEAVAKGAAEGTDVVIVDTAGRLHTKTGLMDELGKVKRVIEKKAPVSEVLLVLDATTGQNGMTQARIFAEVVDVTGIVLTKLDGSAKGGIVIQVQRELGVPVKLVGLGEGVDDLAPFEAEGFVQGILGE